The Solanum pennellii chromosome 4, SPENNV200 genomic interval GCTAGCATACAGAGGAAAAGCGTCTAGTTTTGGTAGAAACAAAATTAGTCAGTCCTTCTCCGTCgaatcaatatataatacattAGGATTAGCAAACCTAAGATGGAGAAGAAAATCATAAAACCAGCAGATATTTGCACGACTCTTCGGCTTCCAACTCTCGTCATTGCCAATAGACCAGCGTTTTCCCTGTGAATCATAGATAATTGATGGTTCATAGCCTAAGTCATAGTATGAGGGAATTCAGAATAAAAAGTTAGAGATTGTTACGCTGTAGCAGCGCAACCAGTGACACCACCAAAAACGGCATTTAGCATAGTCCCGATCCCCTGCGACGAATTAAAACTCACGAGGTAAATTAAACTTGATACAATGAGAATAGAAGAGAATATTTGATCTCACCAGCCAGCCAACACCCCGGCTAATGACAGAAGGTGGCACTGGTGTAGCGCTTCCATATCTCGCTGATGCATGAAATACACCAGTTGACTACACAACATAAGTTCTCAAAGTGAATTCAAGAGTAATATTCAGTATACAAATGAAAGATTAGTGCACCAAAACAGTTCAGAAGTTATTTTTAGCGGCCAATTTCTTTTTCACAGCATTAACTATGAAGACTGTGTAATAACTTATATATCAACAGTAAACAGATAATTAGAGGTTCAGAGAACAGACCTCCACAGAAGCAACAAAAGAAGCGATCATCATAGTAAAAGCATCTCCAAATTTGAAAGTTGGAACCCCCCATAGGAATAGATATGGCAGGTCGATCCTGCATAAAGTAACGCAAGTTGCAGCATAAGACAGACACTCCAGAGAGACATGATAAAGAGATAGGAATTGCCACTTGGTGATGTGCACATAAAGAGAAATCTCACCAAGGAGATCCAGCAATGAGTCCAGAGCTATCAACGCGACAATTtgcttcattttcattcttgtaTGCACCACTCCAGGTCAAGATTGCTGCATAAAACCATATAATTGCTATGGAGAAGAGCATTGCAAACCGGTCACATATGGGCCTCTTTAATTTGAGATATGTTGGTAGATACTGCAAGAACATTGTTACATTCAGGGAATCAAGTGTGAGTAGGAATAGAATAAACGATACGAAATACTGTTGCTGCGACATGTCAAATGAGAAATCTACAAGTTAGGAGAAAGTTAAGCACAATGCACAAAAAAGTATAGTGTGACGGGAAAGGCAATACAGAATAATATCCTCTTCAACAACCTCATGAATTAGTAACAAGGTACAACCCAAACTACTTGCCTGTGTGATGACAACCATGAAAATTAACTGTGGTATCCCAATTTCAATACATTCTGCAATCTACAAAACAAACGTTACAAAAGATAATCAGTGAGCATATCTTCAGCGATCTGATAGTGACCTCAACTTGATTGTGACTGAGGCGtggttgttattattgttttaagCAATCTGAGATTCTCATCTTTACACAGCATATTTTAAATCGAAAATCATATTTATGAGAAAATCTAGGATTAGAGTTCTCACCAATGGAAAGCCAAGATGGTAGAGCCCTAGTCCGGTAAAGGTAACAAGTGATGCCACAGATAGAGGGCTAAGTAACCTAAATTATAGAATCAGATCAACAAATACAAAATCATGCAGCAAACAAAGTAGACGACGTAAAGTTGATGTCACATGCTCAAGAGTCAAAGACtggaaaaaagaagaacatATTAGCACACACCTTACAACATTTCTCCACAGGCCAAGGAAGCCCAGTAGAATTTGGAAACTAGAAGTAACAATAAGAGCCCCCTGTATGCTCCTCATTGTATTCATAAACCTCTGAGGATATCAATCATGAAAAATTGCAACAAATATTAAACTCAGAACTCATAATTTCAGAAGTGCAATGATTCAGTGATAGAAATGACGGAGCCAGAATTTTCACCAAGGGGTTAAAGGGAATTCGGATGAACCCCTTTAGCTCCGACACTTTTAAACAACAAAAACTTAAAACATTGAATCCATCAAGTTTAAATCTTGGATACACCCCTAGCCTCGgaaaaaaatagagaataatGTTACATTACCAGCTCAGGACTCTGAAGAACTGACAACTTATTAGCCTGGATAATTGAGACAATTGGTATCAAGTATGCATATGAACCTCCCATTACCAATGGCAATCTGGTCCCAAATAAGGATTGGAGTAATGTATTCACACCTGAAGTAAAAAGCAATGTCTGTACTATTTTTGCCTTCTCATCCTACAATGCAGAAAATCAGTTAAATCAATAAAAGGGTAGTAATATACAGGATCAATTATCTAGtggcaaaaaaaatatataaatgtttgactataaaagaaaggaaatctTAGTTCACCTTGTTGGCGATGTTTCGATTTCTTTTCCCCTATCTTCGatgtaatttaaataataataataatacaaagcTGATATAGAATAGAAAGAAATTCTTACATTGCCACCACCCATTTGAGGAACTATAATACTTGGAAATAAGACAATATTACCAAGACTCAATATGTAATGTTGAAACCCCAATAACAATGCTTCCCCTgcattatcatattatttaatcataatcccttattaacaataattaaaaaaggaaaCTATATTACtgattaaacataaaaaaaaaaacgtcgatgtatataacttaaaatcTTATAGTTTCT includes:
- the LOC107017039 gene encoding putative nucleobase-ascorbate transporter 10 — encoded protein: MSSGNNGAKKAEELHPHPVMEQLKNVQYCVNSPPPWGEALLLGFQHYILSLGNIVLFPSIIVPQMGGGNDEKAKIVQTLLFTSGVNTLLQSLFGTRLPLVMGGSYAYLIPIVSIIQANKLSVLQSPELRFMNTMRSIQGALIVTSSFQILLGFLGLWRNVVRLLSPLSVASLVTFTGLGLYHLGFPLIAECIEIGIPQLIFMVVITQYLPTYLKLKRPICDRFAMLFSIAIIWFYAAILTWSGAYKNENEANCRVDSSGLIAGSPWIDLPYLFLWGVPTFKFGDAFTMMIASFVASVESTGVFHASARYGSATPVPPSVISRGVGWLGIGTMLNAVFGGVTGCAATAENAGLLAMTRVGSRRVVQISAGFMIFFSILGKFGALFASIPASIMAAMYCIFFGYMSSAGLGFLQFCNLNSFRTNFIWGFSLFLGFSLPQYFREHHMYSVSGPLHTKSRWFNDTMSVIFMSHATIAAAVAVFLDRTLPLSNNEARKDSGLHWWDKFVVYTKDVRSDEFYKLPCQLNRFFPPY